In Polynucleobacter arcticus, the following proteins share a genomic window:
- a CDS encoding tetratricopeptide repeat protein, which translates to MSTKIQELIGEAISLYQNGFIAEAEETLLKVLKAQKNNLPAFEILGLIKATSGDHLEAAKYLKKAVQINPNNFSTRYNLAKALADCNEHLESLPHHERAVKLAPLNVDAWINYGKTLSILGKNEGALGAFNEAMELNPQHVEASLNKGIASRRMNLIDEALLEFSSVLKYEPNNYLAILNIGLSFLVKKQYPESLSYLDKAYLLNSLDITLLLAKGQALFESKRYEDAILIAEEILKIDLKSCEALSNIGSALNELNRLEDAISYFDKALALDPMQAEAYSNKGLAYLKLKRLSESLKSYNKAHQINPNIDFLLGSKLNIKMLIGDRNNIEKETTSLIQALAESKRVTAPFGIMSLIDSPSAHLQAASIWAKTNAHIQELVITRKNRLIGNGKIKLAYISADFKNHPVSHLTAELFELHNRDKFETYAISLAKVNGHDAIRKRLENAFDHFIDVEDKSDLEIAEFCRNLGIDIAIDLGGYTEGARIDIFKFRAAPIQVNYLGYPGSLGTNSFDYIIADKIVIPEQARIFFTEKIAYLPHCYMVDDSKRLPSASPASREEFGLPENAFVFCCFNNSYKLNTHVIQTWSNILNAVAGSVLWLSENNLTFQQNLIAEFAQYGVESSRIIFAKRMEFISDHLGRHQLADLFLDTHPFNAHTTAIDSLKSGLPLITILGDSFPARVASSLLTTLSLPELITNNFQEYEELAIHLGNNPSKVIFLKEKLASHLPISPLFNTKLFAFNLESLLIEMQRRYENNEPVSHIFTSP; encoded by the coding sequence ATGAGCACCAAAATCCAAGAACTCATCGGTGAGGCCATTAGCCTGTATCAAAACGGTTTTATTGCCGAAGCGGAAGAGACGCTACTAAAAGTACTTAAGGCGCAAAAGAACAATCTTCCAGCTTTTGAAATTTTGGGGCTAATTAAAGCCACTTCTGGGGATCATCTAGAAGCTGCAAAATATCTCAAGAAAGCAGTCCAGATTAACCCCAACAATTTCTCAACTCGTTACAACCTTGCAAAAGCATTGGCCGATTGCAATGAGCACCTTGAGTCATTACCCCATCATGAAAGAGCAGTAAAGCTTGCCCCCTTAAATGTAGATGCTTGGATTAATTATGGAAAAACTCTCTCTATCTTAGGGAAAAATGAGGGTGCACTAGGTGCTTTTAACGAGGCTATGGAGCTCAATCCTCAGCACGTAGAGGCCTCTCTGAATAAAGGTATCGCCTCACGTAGGATGAATTTGATCGATGAAGCATTACTTGAGTTTTCTAGCGTACTGAAATACGAGCCTAATAACTACCTTGCAATTTTAAATATAGGCTTAAGTTTTTTAGTAAAAAAACAATATCCAGAAAGCCTAAGCTATCTAGACAAGGCGTATTTACTAAACTCACTCGATATCACCCTGCTCCTAGCCAAGGGACAAGCGCTCTTTGAGTCTAAAAGATATGAAGATGCGATTCTAATTGCTGAAGAAATTTTAAAAATAGATTTGAAATCATGCGAAGCACTATCAAACATTGGTAGCGCATTGAATGAACTGAATCGACTGGAAGATGCGATTAGTTATTTTGATAAAGCCCTTGCTTTGGACCCTATGCAGGCAGAGGCTTACTCAAATAAGGGGCTGGCCTATTTAAAACTAAAGCGGCTTTCTGAGTCTCTTAAAAGCTATAACAAAGCGCATCAAATCAATCCTAATATTGACTTCCTGTTGGGCTCAAAACTCAATATAAAGATGCTGATTGGTGACCGAAATAATATAGAGAAAGAAACTACGAGTCTTATTCAAGCGCTTGCTGAGAGCAAGCGTGTTACAGCGCCCTTTGGAATCATGTCTCTTATCGACTCACCATCTGCGCACCTGCAAGCTGCAAGTATTTGGGCAAAGACAAATGCACATATTCAGGAATTAGTAATTACAAGAAAAAATAGACTCATTGGTAATGGAAAAATTAAGCTAGCTTACATCTCTGCTGATTTTAAAAACCACCCCGTGTCCCATTTGACTGCAGAACTTTTTGAACTTCACAACAGAGATAAATTCGAGACTTATGCCATTTCTTTAGCAAAAGTGAATGGACATGATGCTATACGGAAACGTCTTGAAAATGCGTTTGATCATTTTATTGATGTTGAAGATAAATCAGACCTTGAAATTGCAGAATTTTGTAGAAATCTAGGTATTGATATTGCGATTGATCTGGGTGGCTACACTGAAGGAGCGAGGATTGATATCTTTAAATTTCGCGCTGCGCCAATACAAGTAAATTATCTTGGCTACCCAGGAAGTCTTGGAACCAACTCCTTTGATTACATCATTGCAGACAAGATTGTTATTCCCGAGCAAGCAAGGATTTTTTTTACAGAAAAGATTGCTTACCTGCCTCACTGCTATATGGTGGATGATTCAAAAAGGCTACCGTCAGCATCACCCGCGTCAAGAGAAGAGTTTGGCCTGCCCGAGAACGCCTTTGTGTTCTGCTGCTTTAACAACAGCTATAAATTGAACACCCATGTCATTCAGACTTGGTCAAATATCCTCAATGCCGTAGCAGGTAGCGTTTTGTGGCTCTCGGAAAATAATTTAACATTTCAGCAGAATTTAATAGCAGAGTTTGCTCAATATGGTGTCGAGTCAAGCCGCATTATTTTTGCCAAGCGAATGGAGTTCATATCGGATCATCTAGGGAGGCATCAGCTTGCTGACCTATTTTTAGATACGCATCCGTTCAATGCCCACACTACAGCAATTGATTCTTTAAAGTCTGGATTACCTCTAATCACGATATTGGGGGATAGTTTTCCAGCAAGAGTAGCGAGTAGCTTACTCACAACTTTAAGCCTGCCTGAGCTCATCACCAATAATTTTCAAGAATATGAAGAGCTTGCAATTCATCTCGGAAACAATCCAAGTAAAGTAATTTTTCTAAAAGAGAAGCTAGCATCCCATCTTCCAATTTCACCGCTTTTTAATACTAAGTTATTTGCATTCAACCTTGAATCACTCTTGATAGAAATGCAGCGACGGTATGAAAATAACGAGCCTGTAAGCCACATATTTACATCACCTTAG
- the mscL gene encoding large conductance mechanosensitive channel protein MscL: MSVLKEFRDFAVKGNAIDLAVGVIIGGAFGKIVDSLVNDIVMPVISTLLGGHIDFTNLFLVLGSIPEGVPRTFDALKKAGIPIFAYGNFITISINFILLAFVIFQMVKVVNRVRTIDVPPAPPVPEDVVLLREIRDSLKK, encoded by the coding sequence GTGAGTGTTTTAAAGGAATTTCGGGACTTCGCAGTTAAGGGCAATGCCATTGATTTGGCAGTAGGCGTCATTATTGGCGGGGCATTTGGGAAGATTGTGGATTCGCTGGTGAATGACATTGTTATGCCGGTGATTTCAACTCTGCTGGGGGGTCATATTGACTTTACCAACCTTTTCTTAGTACTTGGCAGCATTCCTGAAGGGGTCCCCAGAACTTTTGATGCCCTTAAAAAGGCAGGCATACCCATTTTTGCCTATGGGAATTTCATCACCATCTCCATTAACTTCATTCTATTGGCGTTTGTCATCTTCCAGATGGTCAAAGTGGTCAATAGAGTGCGCACTATTGACGTCCCACCGGCACCTCCAGTTCCCGAAGATGTTGTCTTATTGAGAGAAATTCGGGATAGTCTGAAAAAGTAA
- the petA gene encoding ubiquinol-cytochrome c reductase iron-sulfur subunit, producing the protein MSNKSSTDKERRKWLIATSAVGGAGAAAALYPFVDSFQPSERAKAAGAAVEIDISGMQPDEMRMVEWRGKPVWVVRRTPEQVAELSKIDAELADPDSLRDPALYTPPYAQNQWRSIKPEYMVVVGICTHLGCSPTPKFEAGAQPSLPNTWPGGFLCPCHGSTFDLAGRVYKNKPAPDNMEVPPHMYLTETTILVGEDKKA; encoded by the coding sequence ATGAGTAACAAGTCTAGTACGGATAAAGAGCGACGTAAATGGTTGATTGCCACTTCAGCAGTCGGCGGTGCTGGTGCAGCAGCAGCTTTATATCCTTTTGTTGATAGTTTTCAACCTTCTGAGCGTGCCAAGGCCGCCGGAGCTGCTGTTGAGATTGATATTTCTGGTATGCAGCCTGATGAGATGCGTATGGTGGAGTGGCGCGGTAAGCCTGTATGGGTTGTACGCCGTACGCCTGAGCAGGTAGCTGAACTCTCGAAGATTGACGCAGAATTAGCAGACCCTGATTCTTTAAGGGATCCAGCCCTATACACCCCTCCCTATGCCCAGAATCAATGGCGCTCCATTAAACCTGAATACATGGTTGTAGTTGGTATTTGTACACACCTAGGTTGCTCCCCTACGCCTAAGTTTGAAGCAGGCGCTCAACCTTCCTTACCAAATACATGGCCAGGTGGTTTCTTATGCCCATGTCATGGTTCAACATTTGATTTGGCGGGTCGTGTATACAAAAATAAACCAGCGCCAGACAATATGGAAGTCCCACCACATATGTATCTGACCGAAACTACGATTTTGGTTGGCGAAGATAAGAAGGCCTAA
- a CDS encoding cytochrome b, protein MAFHEKVLPADASAPQRVMAWVDSRLPVTAAFKKHMSEYYAPKNLNFFYIFGALAIVVLAIQIITGIFLTMNYKPDAAKAFESVEYIMREVPFGWVIRYMHSTGASMFFVVVYMHMFRGLIYGSYRKPRELIWIFGCAIFLALMGEAFFGYLLPWGQMSYWGAQVIVNLFSAIPLIGPDLSLWLRGDYVVGDATLNRFFAFHVIAIPLVLIGLVAAHILALHEVGSNNPDGVEIKNTVDEKGIPLDGIPFHPFYSVHDVMYLGGFLIIFASIVFFAPEMGGYFLEANNFIPANPFVTPTHIAPVWYFTPFYSMLRATTSSFLLPLWIFLAVVLGMFALKSSDIKVKGACAAIALVLAAGFFLFDAKFWGVVIMGGSVVILFFLPWLDHSPVKSIRYRPQFHKYIYGVFIVSFVVLGYLGIQPPTPLFEKISQICTIYYLGFFLAMPFWSKLGTFKPVPTRVTFAAH, encoded by the coding sequence ATGGCATTTCACGAAAAAGTACTTCCAGCTGATGCATCAGCTCCTCAGAGGGTGATGGCGTGGGTTGATTCGCGTCTACCGGTTACCGCCGCATTCAAGAAGCATATGAGTGAATACTATGCGCCTAAAAACCTGAATTTCTTTTACATCTTTGGTGCCCTAGCCATCGTTGTTTTAGCGATTCAAATTATTACTGGTATTTTCTTGACAATGAACTACAAGCCAGACGCTGCTAAGGCATTTGAGTCTGTCGAGTACATCATGCGTGAAGTACCATTTGGGTGGGTGATTCGGTATATGCACTCGACCGGCGCCTCGATGTTCTTCGTAGTGGTTTACATGCATATGTTCCGTGGCTTAATTTACGGCTCCTATCGTAAGCCACGTGAACTCATTTGGATCTTCGGATGTGCGATTTTCCTAGCCTTAATGGGTGAAGCGTTCTTTGGATACCTGCTTCCATGGGGTCAAATGTCTTATTGGGGTGCCCAAGTTATTGTGAACTTGTTCTCTGCAATCCCCTTGATCGGTCCAGACCTGTCCTTATGGTTGCGTGGCGACTATGTAGTTGGTGATGCGACCTTAAACCGTTTCTTTGCATTCCATGTCATCGCTATTCCATTGGTGTTGATTGGTTTGGTTGCGGCACATATTTTGGCGCTCCATGAAGTGGGTTCTAACAATCCAGACGGTGTTGAGATTAAGAATACAGTTGACGAAAAAGGTATTCCATTGGATGGGATACCTTTCCACCCGTTTTACAGCGTCCATGACGTCATGTACCTCGGCGGTTTCTTGATCATTTTTGCATCGATTGTTTTCTTTGCGCCAGAGATGGGTGGGTATTTCTTGGAGGCGAATAACTTTATTCCGGCTAACCCATTCGTTACTCCAACGCACATTGCACCCGTTTGGTATTTCACACCGTTCTACTCGATGTTGCGTGCAACTACCTCAAGCTTCCTCTTGCCGTTGTGGATTTTCTTGGCAGTAGTTTTGGGAATGTTTGCTCTCAAGTCCAGCGATATCAAAGTCAAGGGCGCATGTGCGGCTATTGCTTTGGTTCTGGCTGCTGGCTTCTTCCTATTTGATGCCAAGTTCTGGGGTGTTGTGATCATGGGTGGTTCTGTTGTGATTCTGTTCTTCTTGCCTTGGTTGGATCATTCCCCAGTGAAATCGATTCGCTATCGCCCACAGTTCCATAAATATATTTATGGTGTGTTCATTGTGAGCTTTGTAGTTTTGGGTTACTTGGGTATTCAGCCACCAACACCATTATTTGAAAAGATTTCTCAGATTTGTACTATTTATTATCTGGGCTTCTTCTTGGCAATGCCGTTCTGGAGCAAGCTTGGTACGTTCAAGCCAGTTCCAACACGCGTTACTTTTGCAGCTCATTAA
- a CDS encoding cytochrome c1: MKRILYTLMSVCQATALLTALTFGLTANASEGGFPLDTAPNRVSNDASLQNGAKIFVNYCLNCHAASSMRYNRLRDIGLTDQQIKDNLIFTDAKVGDLMTISMSAKDGKAYFGKTPPDLSVEARARGTDWLYTYFRTFYKDDTTQTGWNNLVYPNVGMPHVLWQLQGERAAKFEERQDPHDASRVEKKFVGFEQLTPGTMKSQEYDDNIADLVAFMSWMAEPVQLQRKRLGVVVLLFLAIFTLLAWRLNKAYWKDVH; encoded by the coding sequence ATGAAACGAATTCTGTACACTTTGATGAGCGTCTGCCAAGCGACAGCTCTGCTTACTGCACTTACTTTTGGTTTAACTGCAAATGCGAGTGAGGGCGGCTTCCCACTGGATACCGCACCCAATCGCGTGAGCAATGATGCTTCTTTACAAAACGGCGCCAAGATTTTTGTGAACTATTGCTTGAACTGCCATGCAGCCTCAAGCATGCGCTACAACCGCCTACGTGACATTGGTCTGACTGATCAGCAAATCAAAGATAACTTGATTTTTACTGATGCTAAGGTTGGCGATCTGATGACCATTTCGATGTCAGCGAAAGACGGAAAAGCTTACTTTGGTAAAACTCCTCCAGATCTCTCGGTAGAAGCACGTGCACGTGGAACGGACTGGCTATATACCTACTTCCGTACTTTTTACAAAGACGACACTACCCAGACTGGTTGGAATAACTTGGTTTACCCGAACGTTGGTATGCCGCATGTTTTATGGCAACTACAAGGCGAGCGTGCCGCCAAGTTTGAAGAGCGACAAGATCCACACGATGCAAGTCGTGTAGAGAAAAAATTCGTTGGTTTTGAGCAGTTAACACCTGGGACTATGAAATCTCAGGAGTATGACGACAACATCGCTGATTTAGTTGCATTCATGTCCTGGATGGCTGAACCAGTTCAGCTTCAGCGTAAGCGTCTTGGTGTTGTAGTGTTGCTCTTCTTGGCAATCTTCACCCTGTTAGCATGGCGCTTGAACAAGGCTTATTGGAAAGACGTCCACTAA
- a CDS encoding glutathione S-transferase N-terminal domain-containing protein, with translation MMVLYSGTNCPFSQRCRLVLFEKGMDFEIRDVDLFNKPEDISVMNPYGQVPILVERDLILYESNIINEYIDERFPHPQLMPPDPVARARARLFLFNFEKELFVHVSALENEKGKPAEKTHEKARLAIRDRLTQLAPIFVKNKYMLGEEFSMLDVAIAPLLWRLEHYGIDLSRNAAPLLKYAERIFSRPAYIEALTPSEKVMRR, from the coding sequence ATGATGGTGTTGTACTCGGGCACAAATTGCCCATTCTCGCAACGCTGCCGTCTGGTGCTTTTTGAAAAAGGCATGGACTTTGAAATCCGTGATGTGGACTTGTTTAACAAGCCAGAAGACATCTCGGTAATGAACCCTTATGGCCAAGTGCCTATCTTGGTCGAGCGCGACTTAATTTTGTATGAATCAAACATCATCAATGAATACATTGATGAGCGTTTTCCTCATCCACAGTTGATGCCGCCTGATCCTGTTGCACGTGCACGTGCTCGTCTCTTCCTCTTCAATTTTGAGAAAGAGTTATTTGTACACGTGTCTGCTTTGGAAAATGAAAAAGGTAAGCCAGCTGAAAAGACTCATGAAAAAGCGCGTTTGGCTATTCGTGATCGCCTAACTCAGCTAGCCCCAATTTTTGTGAAGAATAAGTACATGTTGGGTGAAGAGTTCTCCATGCTGGATGTCGCAATCGCTCCTTTATTGTGGCGTTTGGAGCATTACGGCATCGACCTTTCGCGCAATGCAGCCCCTCTCTTGAAGTACGCTGAGCGTATTTTCAGTAGACCTGCTTATATCGAGGCTTTGACTCCATCAGAAAAGGTAATGCGTCGCTAA
- a CDS encoding ClpXP protease specificity-enhancing factor: protein MSDIPSNKPYLIRALHQWCTDFGFTPFMAVFVDSSVEVPMEFVKNDEIVLNLSIEACHQLNLDNDWISFQARFGGVPRKIMVPVTHVLAIYARENGQGMSFPFDAGKANKPKEMNPSDDEKPKATRPSLTIVK, encoded by the coding sequence ATGTCTGACATCCCAAGTAATAAACCTTACCTAATCCGTGCCCTACACCAGTGGTGCACGGATTTTGGCTTTACGCCCTTCATGGCGGTCTTTGTAGATTCCAGCGTTGAGGTTCCTATGGAGTTTGTGAAGAATGATGAAATCGTTCTCAATCTCTCTATAGAGGCCTGCCATCAACTCAATTTAGATAATGACTGGATTAGCTTTCAGGCAAGATTTGGCGGGGTCCCTAGGAAAATTATGGTTCCCGTGACTCACGTGCTTGCAATCTATGCCAGGGAAAATGGTCAGGGAATGTCCTTTCCTTTTGATGCAGGCAAGGCCAATAAACCCAAAGAAATGAATCCCAGTGATGATGAAAAGCCAAAAGCCACCAGACCATCCTTGACGATTGTGAAATAG
- a CDS encoding DUF5672 family protein — translation MLHLPNITLLAVSSVDLAGTDLALQISSHDIEFGAIKFLSSEDWSPSNPKIEMVKIPKLDIVGYSKFILCDLYRHVETQYCLVVQSDGFVLNASKWNPTFLGYDYIGAPWPMDLKLQPGDIALDLSANTVGNGGFSLRSKRLLEATSNIAFDDLSFPTKSEDLILCHYLLQDMLKAGVKFPNPELAAQFSIESPSATYGQNPSTCFGFHGKELRDLIFANVQG, via the coding sequence ATGCTACACCTCCCCAACATCACCTTATTAGCTGTTAGTTCTGTTGATCTAGCTGGCACTGATCTTGCTTTGCAGATATCTTCCCACGATATTGAATTTGGTGCTATTAAGTTTTTATCATCCGAAGACTGGTCTCCATCCAATCCAAAGATTGAAATGGTAAAAATTCCAAAGCTTGATATTGTTGGCTACAGCAAGTTTATTCTTTGCGATCTTTACAGGCATGTTGAAACTCAATACTGTCTTGTTGTTCAGTCTGATGGCTTTGTTCTCAATGCGAGTAAGTGGAATCCCACTTTTCTTGGATACGATTACATCGGAGCTCCATGGCCAATGGATTTGAAGTTACAGCCTGGTGATATTGCCTTAGATTTGAGTGCAAATACTGTGGGTAATGGCGGTTTTTCTTTGAGAAGTAAAAGGCTATTGGAGGCAACATCAAACATTGCCTTTGATGATTTATCTTTTCCCACGAAATCCGAGGATTTAATTTTGTGCCATTATCTACTCCAAGATATGCTGAAAGCCGGAGTTAAATTTCCCAATCCAGAGCTGGCCGCTCAGTTTTCTATTGAATCTCCATCCGCTACTTACGGGCAGAATCCATCAACTTGTTTTGGATTTCATGGAAAAGAGCTGAGGGATTTGATCTTTGCCAACGTGCAAGGTTAA
- a CDS encoding MFS transporter: MTATHVSETQASSHSYRKVAVAACFGTFLEWYDFLTFATLAVVFGPLFFPSSDPSTALLASLATFGVGMVVRPIGAAIFGSIGDRIGRRPVFMITIALMGFATVCVGFLPTYAQVGIWAPILLVSLRLLQGLSAGGEIGGSAVYLTEHAGESNRGFKTSFLQLMGPLGILVSTLQIAVLQSYLSPEEFLSWGWRVPFWISLILLVIAFKARMALEETPVYLQLSKSATQSKHPLRDNLKDPETRKRMFLLFFCISAGGAVMFFCVQVYTSIFLKTSVKLAPQLVDQLSVYATVALLPLTIFAGWLSDKIGRKPVVVSGLILGATLILPAFHFLQSNGESTLLIALVLIGLSAILALVVGPQTALLAELFPAKTRNSAATLPHNLAAGWIGGLLPLIVTWLNQQWASTIAGLWYPTIFLASGAVLALLYLPETKAVRLDR; this comes from the coding sequence TTGACTGCCACTCACGTATCAGAAACACAGGCTTCATCGCATTCCTACAGAAAAGTGGCTGTTGCAGCCTGTTTTGGAACTTTTTTAGAGTGGTATGACTTTTTGACCTTTGCCACTCTGGCAGTAGTTTTTGGCCCCCTTTTCTTTCCTTCTAGCGATCCCAGTACCGCTCTATTAGCTAGCCTCGCCACCTTTGGGGTTGGTATGGTGGTGAGACCCATTGGAGCTGCTATTTTTGGGAGCATTGGTGATCGGATCGGTCGTCGCCCCGTCTTTATGATCACAATCGCTTTAATGGGTTTTGCTACAGTCTGCGTAGGTTTTTTACCAACCTATGCGCAAGTCGGCATCTGGGCACCTATTCTGCTGGTGAGTCTGAGGCTCTTACAGGGTCTATCAGCAGGCGGCGAAATTGGCGGTAGCGCTGTCTACCTGACAGAGCATGCGGGCGAATCTAATCGCGGCTTTAAGACCAGCTTCCTGCAATTAATGGGGCCTTTAGGCATACTAGTTTCAACACTACAGATTGCTGTACTACAAAGCTACCTCAGCCCTGAGGAATTTTTATCTTGGGGTTGGCGTGTGCCGTTTTGGATTTCACTGATTCTGCTAGTAATCGCATTCAAAGCCAGAATGGCTCTAGAAGAAACACCGGTTTATCTGCAGCTCAGTAAATCAGCAACACAATCCAAGCATCCACTTCGAGATAATCTGAAGGATCCAGAAACCAGAAAAAGAATGTTTCTACTTTTCTTCTGTATCTCTGCTGGTGGTGCAGTAATGTTTTTCTGTGTGCAGGTCTACACCTCAATCTTTCTTAAGACCTCAGTTAAATTAGCACCCCAATTAGTAGATCAATTGAGTGTGTATGCAACGGTTGCACTACTACCATTGACCATCTTTGCTGGATGGCTCTCGGACAAAATTGGCAGAAAGCCTGTGGTGGTTAGCGGTTTGATTTTAGGGGCGACGCTGATCTTGCCGGCGTTTCATTTCTTACAAAGCAATGGCGAGTCCACATTATTAATAGCCCTCGTCTTAATTGGCTTATCAGCAATACTGGCACTAGTAGTAGGTCCGCAAACGGCACTCCTTGCAGAACTTTTTCCGGCAAAGACTAGAAATAGCGCGGCCACTCTTCCGCATAACTTGGCGGCTGGATGGATTGGAGGCCTACTTCCCTTAATCGTTACCTGGCTCAACCAACAATGGGCAAGTACTATTGCAGGACTTTGGTATCCGACTATTTTCTTAGCGAGTGGGGCAGTTTTAGCATTACTTTACTTACCAGAGACAAAAGCGGTAAGACTTGATCGATAA
- the rmuC gene encoding DNA recombination protein RmuC, which translates to MTFDLSSLLLFGLPLGVCAGLFVYALNLRSALQRVEQQNLTEAALVISLRDERDQALQHAIRLEAELDSERKQGLGRIESLNEAKEALTSQFKNLANEILEDKSKRFTEQNVANLDALLKPLQTKLTEFKEQVNTSYGNEARERFALKSEIERLASLNLRMSDETRSLTQALKGDSKVQGNWGELVLESILESSGLRKGEEYLVQDSHTQTDGSRLQPDVVVKLPEGRSLVVDSKVSITAYSRHAEASDPVVAEQELAAHIQSLRQHIQGLSGKNYSSLYGTGSVDFVLMFVPIEPAFLLALKTAPNLYQEALAKNIVLVCPSTLMATLRTVAHLWRQDHQNRNALEIAKQCGTLYDKFVGFVDDLEKLGQRLDQAQTSYHDAFNKLKSGKGNLIRTAEKVRELGVKPSKNLSSPLIESSTDSE; encoded by the coding sequence GTGACTTTTGACTTAAGCTCCCTGCTTCTGTTTGGCCTGCCATTAGGTGTATGTGCAGGCCTTTTTGTTTATGCACTCAATTTACGCTCTGCACTACAACGCGTAGAACAACAAAACTTGACTGAAGCTGCTTTAGTCATCAGCCTTCGCGATGAACGGGACCAAGCATTACAACATGCGATCCGCCTTGAGGCTGAGTTAGACTCTGAGCGCAAACAAGGTCTTGGCAGAATTGAATCCCTCAATGAAGCCAAAGAGGCGCTCACTAGCCAGTTTAAGAATTTAGCCAATGAAATTCTAGAAGATAAATCAAAGCGCTTTACCGAGCAGAACGTAGCCAACTTAGATGCACTTCTGAAGCCGCTACAAACTAAGTTGACTGAATTCAAAGAACAGGTCAACACTTCCTATGGCAATGAAGCGCGTGAGCGATTTGCCCTCAAGAGTGAAATCGAGCGTCTAGCTAGTCTTAATCTGCGTATGTCAGATGAAACCCGCTCACTTACCCAGGCGCTGAAGGGTGACTCAAAGGTTCAAGGCAATTGGGGCGAACTTGTTTTGGAATCGATTCTAGAATCCTCAGGCCTTCGTAAGGGCGAAGAATACCTCGTACAGGACAGCCATACTCAGACCGATGGCTCACGCCTTCAGCCAGACGTTGTGGTCAAGTTACCCGAAGGCAGAAGCTTGGTGGTCGATAGCAAGGTCTCTATTACCGCTTACTCCCGTCACGCTGAAGCCTCAGACCCTGTAGTTGCGGAACAAGAGCTAGCTGCACATATCCAATCGCTACGTCAGCACATACAAGGACTCTCAGGCAAGAACTATAGCTCGCTGTATGGCACTGGCTCGGTGGACTTTGTGTTGATGTTTGTACCCATTGAGCCCGCCTTTTTATTGGCCCTAAAGACTGCTCCCAACCTCTACCAAGAAGCTCTAGCGAAAAATATTGTGCTGGTATGCCCAAGCACTTTGATGGCTACTCTTCGCACTGTCGCCCATCTTTGGAGGCAAGACCACCAAAATCGCAATGCACTAGAAATTGCAAAGCAATGCGGTACGCTCTATGACAAGTTTGTTGGCTTTGTGGATGATCTTGAAAAGTTAGGACAACGATTGGATCAAGCCCAAACTAGCTATCACGATGCCTTCAATAAGCTCAAGTCAGGCAAAGGCAATCTGATTCGTACGGCGGAGAAGGTTCGCGAGCTTGGGGTCAAACCCAGCAAAAATTTATCATCGCCTTTGATTGAGTCATCCACAGACTCGGAATAA
- the grxD gene encoding Grx4 family monothiol glutaredoxin, whose translation MDTQAKIQAIVSSHPVVLFMKGNAQFPQCGFSGNAINILRASGVENLHTVNVLEDEEIRQGIKQFANWPTIPQLYINGEFIGGSDIMTEMFQSGELKKIVQA comes from the coding sequence ATGGATACCCAAGCAAAAATTCAAGCAATCGTTTCTAGTCACCCCGTTGTATTGTTTATGAAGGGCAACGCCCAGTTTCCACAGTGCGGCTTCTCCGGCAATGCAATCAACATTTTGCGTGCAAGCGGTGTTGAGAACCTACATACCGTTAACGTTCTAGAGGATGAAGAAATTCGTCAAGGCATTAAACAATTCGCCAATTGGCCAACTATTCCTCAGCTTTATATCAATGGTGAGTTCATTGGTGGCTCAGACATCATGACAGAGATGTTTCAAAGTGGTGAATTGAAAAAAATTGTTCAAGCTTGA